One Marinitoga hydrogenitolerans DSM 16785 genomic window carries:
- a CDS encoding basic amino acid/polyamine antiporter — translation MGTNKVLGLFALTMIVIGSMIGAGIFNSPADLGSVANPGAILIGWLITGFGVFSLAMVFQFLSYKKPELEGGIYSYAKEQFGEFVGFNSAWGYWWSALLGNIAFFAVIMKILSGYFPILAENKIIALIFSSIILWVYHFLIISGIRTAGFTNAILTILKLIPLFLVAVLSIFAFNPDLVKDIFFSTKLAATGETSSIFNQINNSFGTMLWAFIGIEGAVVLSNKAKSQKDVGKATVIGFLITLVIYISVSVFTMGVVPPSELVDSTSPLGTVLSKIIGKPGQYILDFGFLFSVFGALLSWLLLTAEIPYIAAVKDNVFPKKFSEQNEHATPVFSLTVTNIITQIFLLSLLSDTLQNVYNTIFYIATTTILLPYLFSAIFGVKIAREENSGLYKFFGWIAVIYTAWVIYAVGWIYIITALVIYSFGIFAYPVAKREKGEMLSGMQKTIYGIMWSVSVVVIILVATGKLVV, via the coding sequence GTGGGGACAAATAAGGTATTAGGTTTATTTGCTTTAACTATGATAGTTATAGGTTCAATGATCGGAGCAGGGATCTTTAATTCGCCAGCTGATTTAGGAAGCGTCGCTAATCCAGGTGCTATTTTAATAGGTTGGTTGATTACAGGTTTTGGTGTTTTTTCTCTTGCTATGGTTTTTCAATTTTTATCTTACAAAAAACCAGAACTTGAAGGCGGTATTTATTCTTATGCTAAAGAGCAATTTGGAGAGTTTGTAGGATTTAATTCTGCATGGGGATATTGGTGGTCAGCATTACTAGGTAATATTGCATTTTTCGCAGTTATAATGAAAATTTTAAGTGGTTATTTTCCAATTTTAGCAGAAAATAAAATAATAGCTTTAATATTTTCAAGTATTATATTATGGGTATATCATTTCTTAATTATAAGCGGGATAAGAACAGCAGGTTTTACAAATGCAATTTTAACAATTTTAAAATTAATTCCTTTATTTTTAGTAGCAGTATTATCAATCTTTGCCTTTAATCCAGATCTTGTAAAAGATATATTTTTCTCAACAAAATTAGCGGCAACAGGTGAAACTTCTTCTATATTTAATCAAATTAATAATAGCTTTGGAACAATGTTATGGGCATTTATAGGTATTGAAGGTGCTGTAGTTTTATCTAATAAAGCAAAGTCTCAAAAAGATGTAGGTAAAGCAACTGTAATAGGATTTTTAATTACATTAGTAATATATATATCGGTTTCCGTATTTACAATGGGAGTTGTTCCACCAAGTGAATTAGTCGATTCAACATCACCACTTGGAACAGTTTTGAGCAAAATAATAGGAAAACCTGGCCAATATATTTTAGATTTTGGATTTTTATTTTCTGTATTTGGTGCTTTATTAAGTTGGTTATTATTAACAGCAGAAATCCCTTATATTGCTGCGGTTAAAGATAATGTATTCCCTAAAAAATTTTCAGAACAAAATGAACATGCAACACCAGTATTTTCTTTAACAGTAACAAATATAATTACTCAAATTTTCTTATTGTCATTATTATCAGATACATTACAAAATGTATATAATACAATTTTCTATATAGCAACAACAACAATATTGTTACCGTATCTTTTTTCAGCGATATTTGGTGTAAAAATTGCCCGTGAAGAGAACAGTGGTTTATATAAGTTCTTTGGATGGATTGCAGTTATTTATACAGCATGGGTAATATATGCAGTTGGTTGGATTTATATTATAACGGCATTGGTAATTTATTCATTTGGAATTTTTGCTTATCCAGTAGCTAAAAGAGAAAAAGGAGAAATGTTGTCAGGAATGCAAAAAACTATATACGGGATAATGTGGAGTGTTTCTGTTGTTGTTATTATTCTGGTGGCAACAGGAAAGTTGGTCGTTTGA
- a CDS encoding ABC transporter ATP-binding protein — protein sequence MIKARNLVRKFGDFTAVNNINLDIKPGEIYGFLGPNGAGKTTTIRMLTGTLQPSDGNIEILGMNMKTHEIKIKANIGVVPDEPKMYENLKGSEFIEFIMDIYEVRKDDAKKRLDEICDAFEIDYLDSFIGDYSHGMKQKLMVASVLMRKPKVIFLDEPTVGLDAKSAKILKMLIEKYAHEGATIFMTTHILEIAEKMCDRIGIISSGNLIAEGTLEELKSLSKTGEKQTLEDLFLELTGAGELDDIIKEL from the coding sequence ATGATTAAAGCAAGGAATTTGGTGAGGAAATTTGGGGATTTCACTGCGGTAAATAACATAAACCTTGATATCAAACCCGGAGAAATCTATGGTTTTTTAGGCCCAAATGGTGCAGGAAAAACCACTACTATAAGGATGCTAACCGGAACATTACAACCTTCAGATGGAAATATCGAAATTCTTGGAATGAATATGAAAACACATGAAATTAAAATCAAAGCTAATATCGGAGTAGTTCCTGACGAACCAAAAATGTATGAAAACTTAAAAGGATCGGAATTTATTGAATTTATTATGGATATATATGAAGTCAGAAAAGATGATGCAAAAAAAAGGCTTGATGAAATCTGTGATGCCTTTGAAATTGATTATCTTGATTCTTTTATTGGAGATTATTCTCATGGAATGAAACAAAAGTTAATGGTTGCTTCTGTATTAATGCGAAAACCAAAAGTTATATTTTTAGATGAACCTACAGTTGGCCTCGATGCAAAATCTGCAAAAATATTAAAAATGCTAATAGAAAAATACGCTCATGAAGGTGCAACAATATTTATGACAACACATATTCTTGAGATTGCAGAAAAAATGTGTGATAGAATTGGTATAATATCAAGTGGTAATTTAATAGCTGAAGGAACATTGGAAGAATTAAAAAGCCTATCAAAAACTGGTGAAAAACAAACACTTGAAGATTTATTCCTTGAATTAACAGGTGCTGGGGAATTAGATGATATAATAAAGGAATTATAG
- a CDS encoding LytR/AlgR family response regulator transcription factor, translating to MIKCIIIEDEERALNRLKKMLENFESIEIIGESKNGDEAIDLIEEKRPDLLFLDINLPEKSGFEILKNLSYEPLVIFITAYQEYAIKAFEENAIDYLLKPFDLKRLKIAIDRTTERKKLLTKKILDNINIQYINKFSVKDRDIILIIPETDVYYFKAEDKYVFLCTKNQEYYYDDTLKNLEMKLDPEKFIRIHKSYIVSIEHIKKFKKFFVRDYILELDNGTELKIGRSHLNYIKNKFNF from the coding sequence ATGATTAAATGTATTATAATCGAGGATGAAGAGAGAGCTTTAAATAGATTAAAAAAAATGCTGGAAAATTTTGAAAGCATTGAAATAATAGGTGAAAGCAAAAATGGTGACGAAGCCATTGATTTAATAGAAGAAAAAAGACCTGATCTATTATTTCTTGATATTAATCTACCAGAAAAAAGTGGTTTTGAAATTTTAAAAAATTTATCTTATGAACCACTTGTGATTTTTATAACGGCATATCAAGAATATGCTATAAAAGCTTTTGAAGAAAATGCTATAGATTATTTACTAAAACCTTTTGATTTAAAACGATTAAAAATAGCTATAGATAGAACAACGGAAAGAAAAAAGTTATTAACTAAAAAAATATTAGATAATATTAATATACAATACATAAATAAATTTTCGGTAAAAGACAGAGATATTATATTAATAATTCCAGAAACTGATGTATATTACTTCAAGGCAGAGGATAAATATGTTTTTTTATGTACAAAAAATCAGGAATATTACTATGATGATACTTTAAAAAATTTAGAAATGAAATTAGACCCGGAAAAATTTATTAGAATACACAAAAGTTATATTGTCTCAATTGAACATATAAAAAAATTTAAAAAATTTTTTGTTCGGGATTATATTTTAGAACTTGATAATGGAACTGAACTGAAAATTGGCAGAAGCCATTTAAATTATATAAAAAATAAATTCAATTTTTAA
- the rpmG gene encoding 50S ribosomal protein L33 → MAAKSPVLTVSLKCTECNRRNYYKQRKRTFKKKLEFKKYCPHCNKHTLHVESKI, encoded by the coding sequence ATGGCAGCAAAAAGTCCTGTTTTAACCGTATCTTTAAAATGTACAGAATGCAATAGAAGAAATTACTACAAACAAAGAAAAAGAACATTTAAAAAGAAATTAGAATTCAAAAAATATTGTCCTCACTGTAATAAACATACTTTACATGTTGAATCAAAAATATAA
- a CDS encoding sensor histidine kinase produces the protein MKNKKLHIILVENQISSIFILILIYIFSPYFNFWHGLIIAEIFSNSIGIIYFLLEKLLYSFIKIEIQFLRKILQFLILIFSFFSGIVISEYIMSNLLSFNLSPSYKYLFLIVNIILIFLIVSIILIYRKLRIKIIENEKLKSEKLKSELIALRAKLNPHFLFNTLNAIIDLAYESPEKVEQIIINLSDIYRKILYSSDKDFCTVEDELNIVTKYLEIEKVRLGDRLKYYINIDKKTLNYKIPTLIIEPLVENAIIHGIAPKKNGGFININIHLKNTLFIIEISDNGIGKVENIRYGFGISSVINRLNLIYKNNANFNIYQNNPSGIKVIISIQNMGEI, from the coding sequence ATGAAAAATAAAAAATTGCACATTATTTTAGTAGAAAATCAGATAAGTTCTATATTTATATTAATTCTCATATATATTTTTTCTCCTTATTTTAATTTCTGGCATGGATTAATAATTGCCGAAATTTTTTCTAATTCAATTGGAATAATATATTTTTTACTGGAAAAATTATTGTATTCGTTTATAAAAATTGAAATACAATTTTTAAGAAAAATTTTACAATTTTTAATTTTGATTTTTAGTTTTTTTTCTGGTATAGTTATTTCAGAATATATTATGTCAAATTTATTATCATTTAATCTTTCCCCTTCATATAAATACTTATTTTTAATTGTTAATATTATACTTATTTTTTTAATTGTATCAATAATTTTAATATATAGAAAACTCAGAATTAAAATCATTGAAAACGAAAAATTAAAAAGCGAAAAGTTAAAATCAGAATTAATAGCGCTTAGGGCTAAATTAAACCCACATTTTCTTTTTAATACATTGAATGCTATAATAGATCTGGCATATGAATCTCCTGAAAAAGTTGAACAAATTATTATAAATCTTTCAGACATATATAGAAAAATATTATACTCTTCAGACAAAGATTTTTGTACTGTTGAAGATGAATTAAATATAGTAACAAAATATCTAGAAATTGAAAAAGTGAGACTTGGAGATAGATTAAAATATTATATAAACATTGATAAAAAAACTTTAAATTATAAAATTCCTACACTAATTATAGAACCTTTGGTGGAAAATGCCATAATCCATGGCATTGCTCCAAAAAAAAATGGCGGTTTTATAAATATAAATATACATCTAAAAAACACTTTATTTATAATAGAAATATCTGATAATGGTATAGGAAAAGTTGAAAATATAAGATATGGCTTTGGCATTTCAAGTGTTATCAATAGACTAAATCTTATATATAAAAATAATGCTAATTTTAATATATATCAAAATAATCCATCAGGTATAAAAGTTATTATATCAATACAAAATATGGGGGAAATATGA
- the arcA gene encoding arginine deiminase — MSINVYSEVKELKRVLLHRPGLELENMEPDLLEELLFEDIPYLKKAQQEHDYFADVLRTNGIHVEYITDLLSTALSKDEIKKEFINEYLQLSEVKNKYILDALKDYLLSFDTKNMINKIVSGIRINEFKLKKETFSTKVRMNKQFYLLPLPNLYFQRDPIAFVGIGIVINKMRTKARRRESLFMKYVIKYNRDFKNTPVYYDMNNHFAIEGGDILILTDKVLAIGISQRTEPEAVEILAKKLFFETDESFETILAINIPKKRAYMHLDTIFTMVDTDKFLAHSKLESSLLVYVIKKGDKDLEVIEEKTSLEKILQKYLNNGEVKILKCGGEDEIAAKREQWNDGSNVLAIKPGVVIAYDRNYVTNTLLRENGINVIEIPSSELSRGRGGPRCMSMPMNRG; from the coding sequence ATGAGTATAAATGTATATTCGGAAGTGAAAGAATTAAAAAGAGTATTATTACACAGACCCGGGTTAGAATTAGAAAATATGGAACCAGATTTATTAGAAGAATTATTATTCGAAGATATACCTTATTTAAAAAAAGCACAACAGGAACATGATTATTTTGCTGATGTATTAAGAACAAATGGTATACATGTTGAATACATTACCGATTTATTATCTACAGCTTTGAGCAAAGATGAAATAAAAAAAGAGTTTATAAATGAATATTTGCAATTAAGCGAAGTGAAAAATAAATATATTTTAGATGCTTTAAAAGATTATTTGTTGAGTTTTGATACAAAAAATATGATAAATAAGATTGTTAGCGGAATAAGAATAAATGAATTTAAATTAAAAAAAGAAACATTTTCTACAAAAGTTAGAATGAACAAACAGTTTTATTTATTACCTTTACCTAACCTATATTTCCAGAGAGATCCTATAGCTTTTGTTGGTATAGGCATAGTTATTAATAAAATGAGAACAAAAGCTAGAAGAAGAGAATCATTATTTATGAAATATGTGATAAAGTATAATAGGGATTTTAAAAATACTCCAGTATATTATGATATGAATAATCATTTTGCAATAGAGGGTGGAGATATTTTAATATTAACAGATAAAGTATTAGCTATAGGAATATCTCAAAGAACTGAGCCGGAGGCTGTTGAAATATTGGCTAAGAAATTATTCTTTGAAACAGATGAAAGCTTTGAAACAATATTAGCTATAAATATTCCTAAGAAAAGAGCTTATATGCATTTAGATACAATATTTACAATGGTGGATACAGATAAGTTTTTAGCTCATTCTAAATTAGAATCAAGTTTATTAGTTTATGTAATTAAAAAAGGAGATAAAGATTTAGAAGTAATTGAGGAAAAAACATCTTTAGAAAAAATATTGCAAAAATATCTTAATAATGGTGAAGTTAAAATATTGAAATGTGGTGGAGAAGATGAAATTGCCGCAAAAAGAGAACAATGGAATGATGGGTCAAATGTTTTAGCTATAAAACCCGGAGTTGTAATAGCATATGATAGAAATTACGTGACAAATACTTTATTAAGAGAAAACGGAATTAATGTTATAGAGATACCATCAAGTGAATTATCAAGAGGTCGTGGTGGGCCAAGATGTATGTCAATGCCTATGAATAGAGGATAA
- a CDS encoding CehA/McbA family metallohydrolase, translating to MKRYYVLIFLIINSILIFSFPNDLILLFGNPHSHTSFSDGEPGTIPEDAYKYARDVANIDFLAVTDHAYYFEAKYNNRDKFEVMKEMAEKETTKNFVALAGFEWTSGSGHINVFQANTWTSRNVKTTTEEFYNWLVNEKAVAQFNHPISMFGIFKNFEYYPEVDQYINLIEVGNGSWSKNDTINDEMFSNYILALKKGWHVGATVGQDNHAANWGTGNDSRTALWVKSRTKKEILNSFFNRKTYGTEDKNVKLWIETNKAMMGDIYYYNSIPENIKLNVYYKDPDKENVKKLKIYTPNNLYVFDNLPFEFEKEIEIPIDSPYFFVFASLEQEDGDKVVSTAIWYESKDGIRLFDLPKTVMYKNSGNNYNFYLYNVLNKKSSADIKIYIDDSLKYDNKINLSSFEKRMINTMLKTPDKDKINLKIYINNLLWYENDIILKDKIIISAIDINPEIFKGKYTIKNNLSENSYIILISSSALKDEIMYNKIVELSKNKRIGIVLDEINENLLNLIPTKYEITTEKFNNKILNKLYFNNGFKILFKGKERGFILNKNYVIFTGNPFESAENEVFLKKLLKIK from the coding sequence ATGAAAAGATACTATGTTTTAATTTTTTTGATTATCAATTCTATATTAATTTTCTCTTTTCCAAATGACTTAATACTATTATTTGGTAATCCACATTCTCATACATCATTTTCTGATGGAGAACCAGGAACAATACCAGAGGATGCATATAAATATGCGAGGGATGTTGCAAATATTGATTTCTTAGCAGTTACAGACCACGCTTATTATTTTGAGGCTAAATATAACAACCGGGATAAATTTGAAGTTATGAAAGAAATGGCTGAAAAAGAAACAACAAAAAATTTTGTAGCATTAGCCGGTTTTGAATGGACATCAGGTAGTGGTCATATAAATGTTTTTCAAGCAAATACGTGGACTAGTCGAAATGTTAAAACAACTACAGAAGAGTTTTATAACTGGCTGGTTAACGAAAAAGCAGTAGCTCAATTTAATCATCCGATTTCTATGTTTGGTATATTCAAAAATTTTGAATATTATCCTGAAGTTGATCAATATATAAATTTAATTGAAGTAGGAAATGGAAGCTGGTCGAAAAATGATACAATAAATGATGAAATGTTTTCTAATTATATTTTAGCATTAAAAAAAGGTTGGCATGTGGGAGCAACAGTTGGTCAAGACAATCATGCTGCCAATTGGGGGACAGGAAATGATTCAAGAACGGCATTATGGGTAAAATCAAGGACAAAAAAAGAAATATTAAATTCTTTTTTCAATAGAAAAACATATGGAACTGAAGATAAAAATGTTAAACTTTGGATTGAAACAAATAAAGCTATGATGGGTGACATATATTATTATAACTCTATACCTGAAAATATAAAATTAAATGTTTATTATAAAGATCCTGATAAAGAAAATGTGAAAAAGTTAAAAATTTATACACCAAATAATTTATATGTTTTTGATAATTTACCTTTTGAATTTGAAAAAGAAATTGAAATTCCTATAGATTCACCATATTTCTTTGTTTTTGCAAGTTTAGAACAAGAAGATGGAGATAAGGTAGTTTCTACAGCGATATGGTATGAATCGAAAGATGGTATAAGGCTTTTTGACTTGCCAAAAACTGTTATGTATAAAAATTCAGGAAATAATTATAATTTTTATTTATATAACGTTCTTAATAAAAAATCCAGTGCTGATATAAAAATATATATAGATGATTCATTAAAATATGATAATAAAATTAATTTATCTTCTTTTGAGAAAAGGATGATAAATACAATGTTAAAAACCCCTGATAAAGACAAAATAAATTTAAAAATCTATATTAATAACTTATTATGGTATGAAAATGATATTATTTTAAAAGATAAAATAATTATATCAGCTATAGATATTAATCCGGAAATTTTTAAGGGAAAATATACAATTAAAAATAACCTTTCAGAAAATTCTTATATTATTTTGATATCCTCAAGTGCTTTAAAAGATGAAATTATGTATAATAAAATTGTTGAATTATCTAAAAATAAAAGGATTGGAATAGTTCTAGATGAAATTAATGAGAATTTATTAAATTTAATTCCAACTAAATATGAGATAACAACTGAAAAATTTAATAATAAAATATTAAATAAATTATACTTTAATAATGGATTTAAAATATTATTTAAAGGTAAAGAAAGAGGATTTATTCTTAATAAAAACTATGTAATATTTACAGGTAATCCTTTTGAAAGTGCAGAGAATGAAGTGTTTTTAAAAAAATTATTGAAAATAAAATAA